The following coding sequences are from one Reyranella humidisoli window:
- a CDS encoding NAD(P)H-dependent flavin oxidoreductase translates to MALPALLRDNLSIPVVGAPLFIVSNPDLVIEQCKAGVVGSFPALNARPKEMLEEWLKRITGELADYKAKHPEKKVAPFAVNQIVHSSNDRLQHDIDMCEKYKVPIQITSLRAPDDVVVSAHRYGCLVFHDVTNVTHAKRALKAGVDGLILVCAGAGGHAGRLSPFALVPEVRQFYDGTILLSGSISNGASVLAAQAMGADLAYLGTRFTASKEGNATDANKQCIIDSNGEEIVYTNLFTGVHGNYMKRSIAAAGLDPDALPEADKSKMNFGSGGNMKVKAWRDIWGAGQGVGQIHDAPPAGEIVARLKAEYEAARAALFAGETVPTSLKQAAE, encoded by the coding sequence ATGGCCCTTCCCGCCCTGCTGCGCGACAACCTCTCGATCCCGGTGGTCGGCGCGCCGCTGTTCATCGTGTCCAACCCGGACCTCGTCATCGAACAGTGCAAGGCGGGAGTCGTCGGCTCCTTCCCGGCGCTGAACGCGCGCCCGAAGGAGATGCTCGAGGAGTGGCTGAAGCGCATCACCGGCGAGCTGGCCGACTACAAGGCCAAGCACCCGGAGAAGAAGGTCGCGCCCTTCGCGGTGAACCAGATCGTGCACAGCTCCAACGACCGCCTGCAGCACGACATCGACATGTGCGAGAAGTACAAGGTGCCGATCCAGATCACCTCGCTGCGCGCGCCCGACGACGTGGTCGTCTCGGCGCACCGCTACGGCTGCCTGGTGTTCCACGACGTGACCAACGTGACGCACGCCAAGCGCGCGCTGAAGGCCGGCGTCGACGGCCTGATCCTGGTGTGCGCCGGTGCGGGCGGCCATGCCGGCCGGCTCTCGCCCTTCGCCCTGGTGCCGGAAGTGCGCCAGTTCTACGACGGCACGATCCTGCTGTCGGGCTCGATCTCCAACGGCGCCTCGGTGCTGGCGGCCCAGGCAATGGGCGCCGACCTCGCCTATCTCGGCACGCGCTTCACCGCGAGCAAGGAAGGCAACGCGACCGACGCCAACAAGCAGTGCATCATCGATTCGAACGGCGAGGAGATCGTCTACACGAACCTCTTCACCGGCGTGCACGGCAACTACATGAAGCGCTCCATCGCGGCCGCCGGCCTCGACCCCGACGCGCTGCCGGAAGCCGACAAGAGCAAGATGAACTTCGGCTCGGGCGGCAACATGAAGGTCAAGGCGTGGCGCGATATCTGGGGCGCCGGACAGGGCGTGGGCCAGATCCACGACGCGCCGCCGGCCGGCGAAATCGTTGCCCGTCTCAAGGCCGAGTACGAGGCGGCCCGCGCCGCCCTGTTCGCCGGCGAGACGGTGCCGACGAGCCTGAAGCAGGCCGCCGAGTAG
- a CDS encoding disulfide bond formation protein B has protein sequence MAAAQRLPLPSQLGLIALLGSGVMIGGAFFFQYVMGLAPCEMCHWQRWPHFAAMAAGLAAFASSSRPRLATIFVVIAIAAIAISSAIGIFHAGVEYRWWQGPQSCTGTVPTGLSPEELKKYLFGAKMVRCDAIVWSLFGISMAGWNAILSAILAGGLASSLSRVART, from the coding sequence ATGGCCGCAGCCCAGCGCCTTCCCCTTCCCAGCCAGCTCGGCCTGATCGCGCTGCTCGGCAGCGGCGTGATGATCGGCGGCGCGTTCTTCTTCCAGTACGTGATGGGCCTCGCGCCCTGCGAGATGTGCCACTGGCAGCGCTGGCCACACTTCGCGGCGATGGCCGCGGGTCTCGCCGCCTTCGCCTCGTCCAGCCGGCCGCGCCTCGCCACCATCTTCGTGGTGATCGCCATCGCTGCCATCGCCATCAGCTCGGCGATCGGCATCTTCCATGCCGGCGTCGAGTATCGCTGGTGGCAAGGCCCGCAATCCTGCACCGGTACGGTGCCGACGGGTCTCTCGCCCGAGGAGCTGAAGAAGTACCTGTTCGGCGCCAAGATGGTCCGGTGCGACGCGATCGTGTGGTCGCTGTTCGGCATCTCGATGGCCGGGTGGAACGCGATCCTGTCGGCAATCCTCGCCGGCGGCCTCGCTTCGTCCCTCTCGCGGGTGGCCAGAACATGA
- a CDS encoding NADH:flavin oxidoreductase/NADH oxidase family protein, whose translation MSALSQLHLAQPLTLPNGVVLKNRIGKAPLTEGLADGMNRATERHVRLYGRWAAGGAGLVVTGNVQVDRRYLERPGNVVIDGNDGLEALRAYARAGTVNGTQLWMQINHPGRQTPRRVCDQPVAPSAVPLALPESAFAHPRAMTAEEVADLPRRFAHAARVAHETGFTGVQVHAAHGYLLSQFLTPLANRRDDRWGGDIAARASLLLEVVRAVRAATAPGFCISVKLNSSDFQQGGFSNEECLQVVTWLGEASVDLIEISGGNYEKPAMMGSGAKESTVRREAYFLDYARSVRKVATVPIMLTGGFRTLAAMEAALEEGACDVIGLGRPMCVDTDLPNRLLRGETDRAEAYEERIVPAKAGLGWFCLQLIAHGDGREPDRALDGEAAIRGYLANEESTAATLEGRS comes from the coding sequence ATGTCAGCCCTGAGTCAGCTCCATCTCGCCCAGCCGCTCACCCTGCCCAACGGCGTCGTGCTGAAGAACCGCATCGGCAAGGCGCCGCTTACCGAGGGGCTGGCCGATGGGATGAACCGTGCCACCGAACGGCATGTGAGGCTCTACGGACGCTGGGCCGCGGGGGGCGCCGGGCTCGTCGTCACGGGCAACGTGCAGGTCGACCGGCGCTACCTCGAACGGCCGGGCAATGTGGTGATCGACGGCAATGACGGGCTTGAGGCGCTTCGGGCCTATGCGCGCGCCGGCACGGTCAACGGCACGCAGCTCTGGATGCAGATCAACCATCCAGGCCGCCAGACGCCGCGCCGCGTCTGCGACCAGCCGGTGGCGCCCTCGGCGGTTCCGCTGGCGCTGCCCGAGAGCGCCTTCGCACACCCGCGCGCGATGACGGCGGAGGAAGTGGCCGACCTGCCGCGCCGCTTCGCCCATGCCGCCCGGGTGGCGCACGAGACGGGCTTTACCGGCGTGCAGGTCCATGCCGCGCACGGCTACCTGCTCAGCCAGTTCCTGACACCGCTGGCCAACCGGCGCGACGATCGCTGGGGTGGCGATATCGCCGCCCGCGCGTCCCTGCTCCTCGAGGTCGTACGCGCCGTGCGGGCGGCCACGGCACCCGGCTTCTGCATTTCGGTGAAGCTCAATTCGTCGGATTTCCAGCAAGGCGGTTTTTCGAACGAGGAATGCCTTCAGGTCGTGACGTGGCTGGGCGAGGCCTCGGTCGACCTGATCGAGATTTCCGGCGGCAACTACGAGAAGCCCGCGATGATGGGCAGCGGCGCCAAGGAAAGTACGGTCCGGCGCGAGGCCTACTTCCTCGACTATGCGCGGTCGGTCCGGAAGGTCGCGACCGTGCCCATCATGCTGACCGGCGGGTTCCGCACGCTGGCCGCGATGGAAGCGGCGCTGGAGGAGGGCGCGTGCGACGTGATCGGGCTTGGCCGGCCGATGTGCGTCGACACCGATCTGCCCAATCGCCTGCTGCGCGGCGAGACGGATCGCGCCGAAGCCTATGAGGAGCGCATCGTGCCCGCGAAGGCGGGCCTCGGCTGGTTCTGCCTGCAACTCATTGCCCACGGCGACGGACGCGAACCCGATCGGGCGCTGGACGGCGAGGCGGCAATTCGCGGCTATCTCGCCAACGAGGAAAGCACCGCGGCGACGCTCGAAGGGCGTTCGTGA
- a CDS encoding MFS transporter, producing MRRMQACRASNRLASPLGLVEVGAMGSALPWALVALCFALGVASRSVSDTFVVFVPALQHDFDANRGPVTLIYSFALLVGGTAAPITGWILDRFGLRALTVIGVIAAAGSTALASQASQLWHLYLSLGVMMGFGAASLSGILSSSLIGRWFPADRLGVPLAVSWSASGVGAMATFPAAQYLIDTDGWRHAYLVFTALTALFIPLLLVLPWKKIERGAPGLAKLRESAAPGVTVGEALRDWPFWALTSSFALTSIGIFSLVPQSVVYLLERGMDGPYAARAMAVAGFLTPLGMIGFSWLADRGGRRLAAILAYACSIAGVGALAMVRGPGDDFWLWTFVLLFGGSMGSRGPMISTLATLRYRGAHFGRIYGLIAIGMGLGGFLGAWIGGVLHDLTGGYAAVMVLSVVALATAAATLGSEAGARERLSR from the coding sequence ATGCGGAGAATGCAAGCCTGCCGGGCCAGCAATCGGCTTGCATCGCCGCTCGGGCTCGTCGAGGTTGGGGCGATGGGATCGGCTTTGCCGTGGGCGCTCGTGGCGCTGTGTTTTGCGCTCGGCGTCGCCAGTCGCTCGGTCAGCGACACGTTCGTCGTCTTCGTGCCCGCGCTCCAGCACGACTTCGACGCCAATCGCGGCCCGGTCACGCTGATCTACAGTTTCGCCTTGCTGGTCGGCGGCACCGCGGCGCCCATCACCGGCTGGATCCTCGACCGCTTCGGCCTGCGCGCGCTGACCGTGATCGGCGTGATCGCGGCGGCCGGCAGCACCGCCCTCGCCTCGCAGGCAAGCCAGCTCTGGCATCTCTACCTGTCGCTGGGCGTGATGATGGGGTTCGGCGCGGCCTCGCTGTCGGGCATCCTGTCGTCGTCGCTGATCGGCCGCTGGTTTCCGGCCGATCGGCTGGGCGTGCCGCTCGCCGTGTCGTGGTCGGCCTCGGGCGTCGGGGCGATGGCGACCTTTCCGGCGGCTCAGTACCTGATCGACACCGATGGCTGGCGTCACGCCTATCTCGTCTTCACCGCCTTGACCGCGTTGTTCATCCCGCTGCTGCTGGTGCTGCCGTGGAAGAAGATCGAGCGCGGGGCGCCGGGCCTCGCGAAGCTGCGCGAGAGCGCGGCGCCGGGCGTCACGGTGGGCGAGGCGCTGCGCGATTGGCCCTTCTGGGCGCTCACCTCGTCCTTTGCGCTGACGTCGATCGGCATTTTCTCGCTGGTGCCGCAGAGCGTGGTCTATCTGCTGGAGCGCGGCATGGACGGTCCCTACGCCGCGCGCGCGATGGCGGTTGCGGGCTTCCTGACGCCGCTCGGCATGATCGGGTTTTCCTGGCTGGCCGATCGCGGCGGGCGCCGGCTGGCGGCAATCCTGGCCTATGCCTGCTCGATCGCGGGCGTGGGCGCCTTGGCGATGGTGCGCGGGCCGGGCGACGATTTCTGGCTGTGGACCTTCGTGCTGCTGTTCGGCGGCAGCATGGGCTCGCGCGGGCCGATGATCTCGACGCTCGCCACCTTGCGCTATCGCGGCGCGCATTTCGGCCGCATCTACGGGCTGATCGCCATCGGGATGGGGCTGGGCGGTTTCCTCGGTGCCTGGATCGGCGGGGTGCTGCACGATCTCACCGGCGGCTATGCCGCCGTCATGGTGCTCTCGGTGGTGGCGCTCGCCACCGCCGCGGCGACGCTGGGTTCGGAGGCTGGCGCGCGGGAGCGGCTCAGCCGCTAG
- a CDS encoding GNAT family N-acetyltransferase, with translation MNITNPVLPPGYSAVPPGHVATIVTSLEMPARPPQRAARPFPPGFALEPLERTIAAYRELYRAVGTDWLWFSRLVMADEKLQAILDNAEVEFLVLRKDGRNVGILELDFSKPGECELAFFGLAAEAVGTGIGRTLMNEAIARAWARPIRRFWVHTCTLDHPAALDFYRRSGFVPYAFQVEVFADPRLTGILPRDCSRHVPLLG, from the coding sequence ATGAACATCACCAATCCTGTCCTGCCGCCCGGGTATTCCGCCGTTCCGCCGGGGCACGTCGCGACCATCGTGACCAGCCTCGAAATGCCGGCCCGTCCGCCGCAGCGGGCGGCGCGGCCTTTCCCGCCGGGCTTTGCGCTGGAGCCGCTCGAACGGACCATCGCGGCCTATCGCGAACTCTATCGCGCGGTGGGGACGGACTGGCTGTGGTTCTCGCGGCTGGTCATGGCGGACGAGAAGCTGCAGGCGATCCTCGACAACGCCGAGGTGGAATTCCTCGTCCTGCGCAAAGACGGGCGGAATGTCGGCATTCTCGAACTCGACTTCAGCAAGCCGGGGGAATGCGAGCTGGCGTTCTTCGGGCTGGCTGCCGAGGCAGTGGGAACGGGTATTGGGCGGACCCTGATGAACGAGGCGATCGCGCGGGCCTGGGCGCGGCCGATCAGGCGGTTCTGGGTGCATACCTGCACGCTCGACCATCCCGCGGCGCTCGACTTCTACCGGCGGTCCGGCTTCGTGCCCTATGCCTTCCAGGTCGAGGTGTTCGCCGATCCGCGCCTCACCGGCATCCTGCCGCGCGACTGCTCACGGCACGTGCCGCTGCTGGGCTGA
- a CDS encoding VIT1/CCC1 transporter family protein has product MTRLRVHRENHLVQRIGWLRAAVLGANDGIVSTASLIVGVAAAATAPGDVLIAGIAGLVAGAMSMAAGEYVSVSSQADTEHADLAREGAELAANPDFERDELAEIYVGRGVEPALARQVAEQLMTRGALEAHARDELGISGATAARPLQAALTSAATFSVGAAMPLLMVVVAPAGWLVGAVSAASLLFLALLGAIGARAGGADVWRATVRVTFWGALAMALTAGIGRVFGTVV; this is encoded by the coding sequence ATGACCAGATTGCGAGTGCATCGGGAGAACCATCTCGTCCAACGGATCGGTTGGCTTCGCGCCGCCGTGCTGGGGGCCAACGACGGCATCGTCTCGACGGCAAGTCTCATCGTGGGTGTGGCTGCGGCCGCCACGGCGCCGGGCGACGTGCTGATCGCGGGTATCGCCGGACTGGTGGCCGGCGCCATGTCGATGGCGGCGGGCGAGTATGTTTCCGTGAGCTCCCAGGCTGACACCGAGCATGCCGACCTGGCACGCGAGGGCGCTGAACTCGCCGCAAATCCGGACTTCGAGCGGGACGAGCTGGCGGAGATCTATGTCGGCCGCGGAGTCGAACCCGCGCTCGCGCGGCAGGTGGCCGAGCAGCTGATGACCAGGGGCGCCCTGGAGGCGCATGCCCGCGACGAACTCGGGATATCCGGCGCGACCGCGGCCCGTCCCCTCCAGGCCGCGCTGACCTCGGCCGCGACCTTCTCGGTGGGCGCGGCGATGCCCTTGCTCATGGTGGTCGTGGCGCCGGCCGGCTGGCTGGTGGGCGCGGTCAGTGCGGCCTCGCTGCTCTTCCTCGCCCTGCTGGGCGCGATCGGCGCGCGTGCGGGCGGCGCCGATGTCTGGCGCGCCACGGTCCGCGTCACCTTCTGGGGCGCGCTCGCCATGGCACTGACCGCCGGCATCGGCCGCGTGTTCGGCACGGTCGTCTGA
- a CDS encoding demethoxyubiquinone hydroxylase family protein — MKTGDNRNPGDPDPRQVVERTIRVDQAGEFGAVRIYEGQLAALRWTGRSNSETGRRIQHMAAQERQHNKVFDRLLVERRVRPTVLSPLWSVAGFALGAATALMGDKAAMACTVAVEETIEEHYAEQAARLGDDEKDLRATVEKFRDEEIEHRDTALAAGAEQAPGYEALSAVIKTGSRLAIWLSTRI, encoded by the coding sequence ATGAAGACCGGTGACAACCGCAATCCCGGCGATCCCGATCCCCGCCAGGTGGTCGAGCGCACCATCCGCGTCGACCAGGCGGGCGAGTTCGGCGCCGTGCGCATCTACGAAGGCCAGCTCGCCGCGCTGCGCTGGACCGGACGGAGCAACAGCGAGACCGGCCGCCGTATCCAGCACATGGCCGCCCAGGAACGCCAGCACAACAAGGTGTTCGACAGGCTGCTGGTCGAGCGCCGGGTGCGGCCGACCGTGCTGTCGCCGCTGTGGAGCGTCGCAGGCTTCGCGCTGGGCGCCGCGACGGCGCTGATGGGCGACAAGGCCGCCATGGCCTGCACCGTTGCCGTCGAGGAGACGATCGAGGAGCATTACGCTGAACAGGCGGCCAGGCTCGGCGACGACGAGAAGGACCTGCGCGCCACGGTCGAGAAGTTCCGCGACGAGGAGATCGAGCACCGCGACACAGCGCTCGCCGCGGGCGCCGAACAGGCGCCGGGCTACGAGGCGCTGTCCGCCGTGATCAAGACCGGCTCGCGGCTGGCGATCTGGCTATCGACTCGAATTTAG
- a CDS encoding HNH endonuclease: MSVWSWQDAVKAVFLDRVCVVSQYERIIHSPTFEMRLPSVIALKEYVPAARRPAFTRFNVFLRDRFTCQYCNGDFATNELTFDHVVPKSRGGRTSWQNVVTACSPCNLLKGNRLLRESGLVLHCAPVEPSTQLLQEHGRAFPPGYLHESWRDFLYWDSELDQG, from the coding sequence TTGTCCGTCTGGTCCTGGCAGGACGCCGTAAAGGCCGTGTTCCTCGACCGGGTGTGCGTGGTCTCGCAGTACGAGCGCATCATCCACAGCCCGACCTTCGAGATGCGGCTGCCCAGCGTGATCGCGCTGAAGGAATACGTGCCGGCGGCCCGCCGGCCGGCCTTCACGCGGTTCAACGTCTTCCTGCGCGACCGCTTCACCTGCCAGTATTGCAACGGCGACTTCGCCACCAACGAACTCACCTTCGACCATGTCGTGCCGAAGTCCCGCGGCGGCCGCACGAGCTGGCAGAACGTCGTCACCGCGTGCAGCCCGTGCAACCTGCTGAAGGGAAACAGGCTGCTCAGGGAAAGCGGTCTCGTCTTGCACTGTGCGCCGGTCGAGCCTTCGACCCAGCTCCTGCAGGAACACGGCCGCGCCTTCCCGCCGGGCTACCTCCACGAGAGCTGGCGTGACTTCTTGTATTGGGATTCGGAGCTGGATCAGGGCTAA
- a CDS encoding YqaA family protein produces MIRRLYDWVIRLAQHKNAIPAMGVVSFMESSFFPIPPDVMLVPMVLANREKAFKIALVCTICSVAGGLFGYAIGYYFFETLGAWVVKTYGLQAGLAAFRAGFAEYGTWFILIKGLTPIPYKLVTIASGAAHFDLFTFVWASILTRGLRFFLVAALLWKFGEPIRAFIEKRLTLLTWLFLFALIGGFVVVRFLF; encoded by the coding sequence ATGATCCGCCGCCTGTATGACTGGGTGATCCGCCTCGCCCAACACAAAAACGCCATCCCCGCGATGGGCGTGGTCTCCTTCATGGAGAGCTCGTTCTTCCCCATCCCGCCGGATGTGATGCTGGTGCCGATGGTGCTGGCCAACCGGGAGAAGGCCTTCAAGATCGCGCTGGTCTGCACGATCTGCTCGGTGGCGGGCGGGCTGTTCGGTTATGCCATCGGCTACTATTTCTTCGAGACGCTGGGTGCCTGGGTGGTGAAGACCTACGGGCTGCAGGCGGGCCTCGCGGCGTTCCGCGCCGGCTTCGCCGAGTACGGCACCTGGTTCATCCTGATCAAGGGCCTGACGCCGATCCCGTACAAGCTCGTGACCATTGCTTCAGGCGCCGCGCATTTCGACCTGTTCACGTTCGTGTGGGCGTCCATCTTGACGCGTGGCCTGCGGTTCTTCCTCGTGGCAGCCTTGCTGTGGAAGTTCGGTGAGCCGATCCGGGCCTTCATCGAGAAGCGCCTGACCCTGCTTACCTGGCTCTTCCTGTTCGCCCTGATCGGCGGATTCGTCGTCGTCCGGTTCCTCTTCTAG
- a CDS encoding cation:proton antiporter, with protein MEFLTKLPLLTAFAFTLMLTLVLPRLLERLRLPGPVGYILAGIVLGPQVLGILKPDGQVIHFFSEIGKLLLMFFAGFEVDLAQFNRARRKAATFGALTFACPFILAIAMAAALGYSPNACAVIGAVLASHTLLGLPLLKQAGLMGRESVVATVGATVFTDLLSIFVLAICLPIHLSGFDPKSVLIEILWLALYVPAVLLGLSWLARKMLATMGTTKSARALIMLLVMAIAAQVAEWIGMEGIIGAFLAGVALKRAFDDTPSDDSLEIMSQTLFIPVFFIAAGFLVDFRVFFTTLREQPLLVVGVLGALFGGKWLAAEIAGRLLGYAAPDRRLMFSLSVPQVAATLAVALVAYATRNAAGQRLIDEPMLNATVVLVIVSSLIGLVLTDRATKQIATPNPPSG; from the coding sequence TTGGAGTTCCTGACGAAGCTGCCGCTGCTCACCGCATTCGCCTTCACGCTGATGCTCACCCTCGTGTTGCCCCGCCTGCTGGAGCGCCTCCGTCTGCCGGGACCGGTCGGCTACATTCTCGCCGGCATCGTCCTGGGGCCGCAGGTCCTCGGCATCCTGAAGCCGGATGGGCAGGTCATTCATTTTTTCTCCGAGATCGGCAAGCTGCTGTTGATGTTCTTCGCAGGCTTCGAAGTCGATCTCGCGCAGTTCAACCGTGCGCGGCGCAAGGCCGCCACATTCGGAGCATTGACCTTTGCCTGTCCTTTCATCCTGGCGATCGCGATGGCCGCGGCGCTCGGCTATTCCCCCAATGCCTGTGCCGTGATCGGCGCGGTCCTGGCTTCGCACACGCTGCTCGGCTTGCCGCTCCTCAAGCAGGCAGGCCTCATGGGCCGCGAATCGGTCGTGGCCACGGTCGGCGCCACCGTATTCACCGACCTGCTGTCCATCTTCGTGCTCGCGATCTGCCTGCCGATCCATCTCAGCGGCTTCGACCCGAAAAGCGTGCTGATCGAGATCCTGTGGCTCGCGCTCTACGTGCCCGCCGTGCTGCTGGGACTGAGTTGGCTGGCCAGGAAAATGCTCGCGACGATGGGCACGACCAAATCGGCACGGGCGCTGATCATGCTGCTGGTCATGGCGATCGCCGCGCAGGTCGCGGAATGGATCGGCATGGAGGGCATTATCGGCGCCTTCCTGGCGGGCGTTGCGCTGAAGCGAGCCTTCGACGACACGCCGAGCGACGATTCGCTCGAGATCATGAGCCAGACCCTGTTCATCCCGGTCTTCTTCATCGCGGCTGGGTTCCTCGTCGACTTCAGGGTCTTCTTCACCACCCTGCGCGAGCAACCGCTACTGGTAGTGGGCGTGCTCGGCGCATTGTTCGGCGGCAAGTGGCTGGCGGCCGAAATCGCGGGGCGCCTGCTGGGCTACGCCGCGCCCGACCGGCGTCTGATGTTCTCTCTATCGGTGCCACAAGTCGCCGCCACACTGGCCGTGGCCCTCGTGGCCTACGCCACCCGGAATGCCGCCGGCCAGCGCCTGATAGACGAGCCGATGCTGAACGCCACCGTGGTTCTGGTGATCGTAAGCTCGCTGATCGGCCTGGTCCTGACGGACCGGGCCACGAAGCAGATCGCAACGCCCAACCCGCCTAGCGGCTGA
- a CDS encoding carotenoid oxygenase family protein, with the protein MAKAFPTDNPFLKGYFAPVNTEADAGHLQISGEMPKELCGTLYRNGPNPQFAPRGPYHWFGGDGMIHAFHIENGNVSYKNRWVRTPKWKIENEEGEGLSGTFGNPRYTDPRVFALNSTIANTNIVWHGGKLLALEEAHAPFSLDPKSLMPVGPKDGGYETFGDKLIGPFTAHPKFDPETGEMIFFGYSATGRFTKEVSLQTVTADGTVTRAEILDGPFPSMIHDFAVTKNWIVVPIFPLTSSMERAMGGLPPFAWEPDKGTHIAFIPRKGTVADVKWVTAPPSYVFHPMNHFETADGKIVIDVMKYDVAPLFPLPDGSPSTKEPPAARLFRWTFDLSGQSNTFREEQLDDRTGEFPRFDERFCMSDYRHGWIVSGNITHAGVRRGEGITHYDLKKGTNATWKAGEDDRFGEPVFVPRHDTAAEGDGWVLATIFRSAEGRSDLGVFEATDIAKGPVALAHLSSRVPAGFHGNWRPGTL; encoded by the coding sequence GTGGCCAAGGCATTTCCGACCGACAATCCGTTCCTCAAGGGCTACTTCGCGCCGGTCAACACCGAGGCCGATGCGGGACATCTCCAGATCAGTGGCGAGATGCCGAAGGAACTCTGCGGCACTCTCTATCGCAACGGGCCCAACCCGCAGTTCGCACCGCGCGGTCCCTATCACTGGTTCGGCGGCGACGGCATGATCCACGCCTTCCACATCGAGAACGGCAACGTCTCCTACAAGAACCGCTGGGTGCGGACGCCCAAGTGGAAGATCGAGAACGAGGAGGGCGAAGGCCTCTCCGGCACGTTCGGCAATCCGCGCTACACCGACCCGCGCGTGTTCGCCCTGAACTCGACCATCGCCAACACCAACATCGTCTGGCACGGCGGCAAACTTCTGGCGCTGGAGGAGGCGCATGCGCCCTTCTCGCTCGATCCGAAGAGCCTGATGCCGGTCGGCCCCAAGGACGGCGGCTACGAGACGTTCGGCGACAAGCTCATTGGTCCCTTCACCGCACATCCCAAGTTCGATCCCGAGACCGGCGAGATGATCTTCTTCGGCTATTCGGCGACCGGCCGCTTCACCAAGGAAGTCAGCCTCCAGACCGTGACCGCGGACGGCACGGTGACGCGCGCCGAGATCCTCGACGGTCCCTTCCCCTCCATGATCCACGACTTCGCGGTGACGAAGAACTGGATCGTCGTGCCGATCTTCCCGCTCACCTCGTCGATGGAGCGCGCCATGGGCGGCCTGCCGCCGTTCGCCTGGGAACCGGACAAGGGCACGCACATCGCCTTCATCCCGCGCAAGGGCACCGTGGCCGACGTGAAGTGGGTGACCGCGCCGCCGTCCTACGTCTTCCACCCGATGAACCATTTCGAGACGGCGGACGGCAAAATCGTGATCGACGTCATGAAGTACGACGTGGCGCCGCTGTTCCCGCTGCCCGACGGCTCGCCCTCCACCAAGGAGCCGCCGGCCGCGCGCCTGTTCCGCTGGACCTTCGACCTGTCCGGCCAGTCCAACACCTTCCGCGAGGAGCAGCTCGACGATCGGACCGGCGAGTTCCCGCGCTTCGACGAGCGCTTCTGCATGAGCGACTACCGCCATGGCTGGATCGTGTCGGGCAACATCACCCATGCCGGCGTGCGCCGCGGCGAGGGCATCACCCATTACGACCTGAAGAAGGGCACCAACGCCACCTGGAAGGCGGGCGAGGACGACCGGTTCGGCGAACCGGTGTTCGTGCCGCGCCACGACACGGCGGCCGAGGGCGACGGCTGGGTGCTGGCGACGATCTTCCGCTCCGCCGAGGGCCGCAGCGACCTCGGCGTTTTCGAGGCGACCGACATCGCCAAGGGGCCCGTGGCGCTTGCGCATCTCAGCAGCCGCGTCCCGGCGGGCTTCCACGGCAACTGGCGGCCCGGTACGCTGTAG
- a CDS encoding glutathione S-transferase family protein codes for MITVHHLNNSRSQRILWMLEELGLAYEVKRYQRQPSMQAPQELRNVHPLGKSPVITDGDKVLAESGAILEYLSETYGEGKLTPAAGTPERLQYTYFMHYAEGSLMPLLFMKLVFDRIPSRVPFFMRPVARAISGGADKTLLAPQIGNHFMFLEGELSRREWFAGPDFTAADIQMSFPLEAASARAPAIRGMPRLKGFLDRIHSRPAYKRALEKGGAYDYAK; via the coding sequence ATGATCACCGTCCATCACCTGAACAATTCCCGCTCACAGCGCATCCTCTGGATGCTCGAGGAGCTCGGCCTGGCCTACGAGGTGAAGCGCTACCAGCGCCAGCCGTCGATGCAGGCGCCGCAGGAGTTGCGCAACGTCCATCCGCTGGGCAAGTCACCGGTCATCACCGACGGAGACAAGGTGCTGGCCGAATCCGGCGCGATCCTCGAGTACCTGTCGGAAACCTATGGCGAGGGCAAACTCACCCCGGCCGCCGGCACGCCGGAGCGGCTGCAGTACACCTATTTCATGCACTACGCGGAGGGCTCGCTGATGCCGCTCCTGTTCATGAAGCTGGTGTTCGACCGCATCCCGTCGCGCGTGCCGTTCTTCATGCGGCCGGTGGCCCGCGCCATCTCCGGCGGTGCGGACAAGACCCTGCTGGCACCGCAGATCGGCAACCACTTCATGTTCCTCGAAGGCGAGCTGTCGCGCCGCGAATGGTTCGCCGGCCCCGACTTCACGGCCGCCGACATCCAGATGAGCTTTCCGCTGGAGGCCGCGAGCGCGCGCGCGCCGGCGATCCGGGGAATGCCCCGGCTCAAGGGATTCCTCGACCGCATCCATTCCCGCCCCGCCTACAAGCGGGCCCTGGAAAAGGGCGGCGCCTACGACTACGCGAAATAG